A region of Flavobacterium album DNA encodes the following proteins:
- the glmM gene encoding phosphoglucosamine mutase, which produces MTLIKSISGIRGTIGGKTGDNLTPVDAVKFASAYGTWLKGHAGKEKLTVVIGRDARISGPMIHNLVVNTLVGLGIDVIDLGLSTTPTVEVAVPLEKSDGGIILTASHNPKQWNALKLLNEKGEFLSGADGAKILEIADSEAFDFSDVDSLGEIIVNDAYMDIHIDEVLNLPLVDAELVKKAGFKVVVDGVNSSGGIIIPKLLEQMGVEVVKLYCEPNGHFPHNPEPLKEHLGDICELVVKEKAHFGVVVDPDVDRLAFISDDGEMFGEEYTLVAVADYVLSKTPGNTVSNMSSSRALRDITQKHGGIYEASAVGEVNVVELMKKNNAIIGGEGNGGIIYPELHYGRDSLVGVALFLTYLAENNITSVAALRASYPQYYMSKNKIELTPQIDVDAILEGMAAKYSSEQISTIDGVKIDIADEWVHLRKSNTEPIIRIYTEAQTQDKADALAVRIIDEIKAVAGI; this is translated from the coding sequence ATGACCTTAATTAAATCTATTTCAGGCATCCGCGGCACCATCGGCGGAAAGACAGGCGATAACCTTACCCCTGTAGATGCTGTAAAATTCGCTTCGGCATACGGAACGTGGCTTAAAGGCCATGCCGGCAAAGAAAAGCTAACTGTTGTAATAGGCCGTGACGCACGCATTTCCGGGCCTATGATTCATAATCTTGTAGTGAATACACTTGTAGGGCTGGGTATCGATGTAATCGACCTTGGCCTTTCGACAACGCCAACCGTTGAGGTTGCCGTACCTCTTGAAAAATCCGATGGCGGTATCATCCTTACCGCGAGTCATAACCCGAAGCAATGGAACGCCCTGAAGCTGCTTAATGAAAAAGGAGAGTTCCTTAGCGGTGCCGATGGCGCTAAAATATTAGAGATCGCTGATAGTGAGGCATTCGATTTCTCAGATGTGGACAGCCTGGGCGAGATTATCGTGAATGATGCCTATATGGATATCCACATTGATGAGGTGCTAAACCTGCCGCTTGTTGATGCCGAACTGGTTAAAAAAGCCGGTTTCAAGGTTGTGGTAGACGGAGTTAACTCTTCAGGAGGTATTATAATTCCAAAATTATTGGAGCAGATGGGAGTAGAGGTAGTAAAGCTATACTGCGAGCCAAACGGGCATTTCCCGCATAACCCGGAGCCTTTGAAAGAACACCTTGGCGACATCTGCGAACTTGTAGTTAAAGAGAAAGCACACTTTGGTGTTGTTGTCGACCCTGATGTGGACCGTCTTGCGTTCATTTCAGATGACGGCGAGATGTTCGGAGAAGAATATACCCTTGTAGCTGTGGCTGATTATGTATTAAGCAAAACGCCCGGCAATACCGTAAGCAATATGTCATCGTCCCGGGCACTTCGCGATATAACCCAAAAACATGGCGGTATCTATGAAGCCAGCGCTGTAGGCGAAGTGAATGTTGTGGAGCTGATGAAAAAGAATAACGCCATCATTGGCGGCGAAGGCAATGGCGGCATCATTTACCCTGAACTGCATTACGGGCGTGACTCACTCGTGGGTGTAGCTTTGTTCCTTACGTACCTGGCAGAAAATAATATAACCTCGGTGGCGGCACTAAGGGCTTCGTACCCGCAGTATTACATGAGCAAGAATAAGATAGAGCTTACCCCTCAGATTGATGTGGATGCGATACTGGAAGGTATGGCAGCGAAATACAGTAGCGAACAGATATCGACCATTGACGGCGTGAAGATAGACATTGCCGATGAATGGGTGCATTTAAGAAAATCAAATACCGAACCGATCATCAGGATTTATACCGAGGCACAAACGCAGGATAAAGCAGATGCACTGGCCGTAAGGATCATTGACGAGATAAAGGCAGTAGCGGGTATATAA
- the fsa gene encoding fructose-6-phosphate aldolase translates to MKFFIDTANLDQIKEAQELGVLDGVTTNPSLMAKEGITGKNNILKHYVDICNIVDGDVSAEVNALDLEGMIKEGEELADLHEQIVVKLPMTKEGVKAAKYFSDKGIKTNVTLVFSAGQALLAAKAGATYVSPFIGRLDDVSTDGLALIEEIRQIYDNYGYETEILAASVRHTMHIVNCAKIGADVMTGPLSAITGLLKHPLTDIGLAQFIADFEKGNK, encoded by the coding sequence ATGAAGTTTTTTATTGACACAGCCAACCTAGACCAGATAAAAGAAGCCCAGGAACTTGGGGTGCTTGACGGCGTTACAACCAACCCTTCGCTAATGGCTAAAGAAGGCATTACAGGAAAAAATAATATCCTTAAGCACTATGTTGACATTTGCAATATTGTGGATGGCGATGTGAGCGCTGAAGTGAATGCCCTTGACCTTGAAGGAATGATTAAAGAAGGCGAGGAGCTTGCCGACCTGCATGAGCAGATTGTTGTAAAACTGCCAATGACAAAAGAAGGCGTTAAGGCTGCAAAATATTTTTCGGATAAAGGCATCAAGACCAATGTAACGCTTGTGTTCTCGGCAGGACAGGCATTGCTTGCCGCCAAAGCAGGCGCTACTTATGTATCTCCTTTCATTGGCCGCCTTGATGACGTTTCTACTGATGGCCTTGCGCTAATCGAAGAGATCCGCCAGATATATGACAACTACGGCTATGAGACCGAGATCCTTGCAGCTTCGGTACGCCATACCATGCACATTGTAAATTGTGCTAAGATTGGTGCCGATGTAATGACAGGCCCGCTATCTGCAATCACAGGATTATTGAAACACCCACTTACTGATATCGGCCTTGCACAATTCATCGCTGATTTCGAAAAAGGGAATAAATAG
- a CDS encoding DNA alkylation repair protein — protein sequence MDFIDNLSLAYKENASPEKAVPMEKYMKNLFVFYGLKTDLRRSLHKAAAEKHKAELKENARGIALELYNKKQREYHYSAIEILIKKLKNKFVKEDINLIEKLLVTHSWWDSVDTISKYLLGEYLRQYPEETAEVVARFSASENMWLNRAAILFQLGYKKDTDAGILFGECEKHRHSKEFFIQKAIGWALREYAKTNPGDVKNFVATAGLKPLSTREALKNL from the coding sequence ATGGACTTTATAGACAATCTCTCTTTAGCATATAAAGAAAACGCCTCGCCCGAAAAAGCCGTGCCGATGGAAAAATACATGAAAAATCTTTTTGTTTTTTATGGGCTGAAAACCGATCTCAGGCGCTCCCTGCATAAAGCCGCAGCTGAAAAACATAAGGCAGAACTGAAGGAAAATGCGCGCGGCATCGCTTTGGAGCTTTATAATAAAAAGCAAAGGGAATACCATTACAGCGCTATCGAGATCCTGATAAAGAAACTGAAAAATAAGTTCGTAAAAGAGGATATCAATTTAATTGAAAAGCTGCTCGTTACGCATTCTTGGTGGGACAGCGTAGATACCATTTCCAAATACCTTTTGGGTGAATACCTCAGGCAATATCCTGAAGAGACCGCAGAAGTTGTTGCACGCTTTTCCGCTTCGGAGAACATGTGGCTCAACCGCGCTGCCATTCTTTTCCAATTGGGCTATAAAAAGGATACCGATGCCGGGATACTTTTCGGCGAATGCGAAAAACACAGGCATTCAAAGGAATTTTTCATACAAAAAGCTATAGGTTGGGCATTGCGTGAGTATGCAAAAACAAACCCCGGAGATGTCAAAAATTTTGTTGCCACTGCCGGTTTGAAGCCATTGAGCACACGTGAAGCATTAAAAAATCTATAA
- a CDS encoding fasciclin domain-containing protein, translating into MKVSKILSVALVAFTMMAGTASFAQKTKMVGGAAMYPTKNIVENAMNSKDHTTLVAAVKAAGLVETLQGKGPFTVFAPTNAAFDKLPEGTVETLLKPENKKMLQGVLTYHVVSGNWSAADVMAAIKKGGGKAEVTTVQGGKLWFMMDGKDVWIMDEKGGKAKITIADVNQSNGVIHVIDTVLMHK; encoded by the coding sequence ATGAAAGTTTCAAAAATTTTATCAGTTGCTTTAGTTGCATTTACAATGATGGCCGGAACAGCATCATTCGCACAGAAAACAAAAATGGTAGGGGGTGCAGCTATGTACCCTACAAAAAACATTGTAGAGAATGCCATGAACTCTAAAGACCACACTACGCTTGTAGCTGCTGTAAAAGCTGCCGGTCTTGTAGAAACGTTGCAGGGTAAAGGCCCGTTCACAGTGTTTGCTCCCACCAATGCCGCTTTCGACAAGCTGCCTGAAGGGACTGTAGAAACCCTTTTAAAACCTGAAAACAAAAAAATGCTGCAGGGCGTACTTACTTACCATGTGGTGAGTGGTAACTGGAGCGCTGCCGATGTTATGGCTGCTATTAAAAAAGGCGGCGGTAAAGCTGAAGTAACTACAGTACAGGGTGGAAAACTATGGTTTATGATGGACGGAAAAGACGTTTGGATCATGGACGAAAAAGGCGGTAAAGCCAAAATTACTATCGCTGATGTAAACCAGTCAAACGGTGTGATACATGTTATCGATACCGTGTTGATGCATAAATAA
- a CDS encoding ACP phosphodiesterase — MNFLAHIYLSGDNDLIKIGNFIADGIHGKPDDFPPDVRKGIIVHRAIDTYTDAHPIFRQGTKRLHAAYHHYAGVIMDIFYDHFLAKNWKEYSTEPLHKFTAAFYKSLKDNYDILTERAKGMMPHMIQYDWLGSYATTEGIGRILTQMDHRTGNKSVMGKSIKELLEFYDVYEAEFREFFIDIQQHVKDKLAEL; from the coding sequence ATGAATTTCCTTGCGCATATATACCTTTCGGGCGATAACGACCTTATTAAGATAGGCAACTTCATTGCAGACGGCATCCACGGGAAGCCCGACGATTTTCCGCCGGATGTTCGAAAAGGCATCATAGTGCACCGTGCCATTGATACCTATACCGATGCGCACCCCATATTCCGGCAGGGTACCAAACGCCTGCATGCGGCCTACCATCATTATGCCGGGGTGATCATGGATATTTTTTATGACCACTTCCTGGCAAAGAACTGGAAGGAATACAGCACGGAACCACTGCATAAATTTACAGCCGCTTTTTACAAGTCGCTCAAAGACAATTACGACATCCTTACCGAACGTGCAAAAGGCATGATGCCGCATATGATACAGTATGACTGGCTCGGGAGCTATGCCACAACGGAAGGGATCGGGCGTATTCTTACCCAGATGGACCACCGTACCGGGAACAAATCGGTTATGGGAAAATCCATTAAAGAACTTCTTGAATTTTATGATGTGTATGAAGCCGAATTCAGGGAGTTTTTCATTGATATACAGCAGCATGTAAAGGACAAACTGGCGGAGTTATGA
- a CDS encoding response regulator: MNKSGPIIFIEDDVDDQEIISHVFKELNLKNEIHFFGDGESALHYLTETEIEPFIIFSDINMPKLSGMELRKKVHENEDLRLKSIPYLFFSTLAEQRDVIDAYSKSIQGFFVKPASYSELKDTIHSIVDYWQRCVSPNYIK; encoded by the coding sequence ATGAATAAGTCAGGCCCTATAATATTTATCGAAGACGACGTAGATGACCAGGAAATTATATCGCATGTTTTTAAAGAACTGAATTTAAAAAATGAAATCCACTTTTTCGGCGATGGAGAATCGGCATTACACTATCTTACCGAAACTGAAATTGAGCCTTTTATCATATTTTCCGACATCAACATGCCAAAACTAAGCGGCATGGAACTGCGCAAAAAAGTGCATGAAAATGAAGACCTTCGCTTAAAGTCCATCCCCTATCTCTTCTTTTCTACACTGGCTGAGCAGCGTGACGTTATAGATGCCTATTCAAAATCGATCCAGGGATTTTTTGTAAAACCTGCCAGTTACAGTGAATTAAAGGATACCATACATTCGATTGTAGACTATTGGCAGCGATGTGTATCTCCTAACTATATAAAATAG
- a CDS encoding chloride channel protein has product MPNRSVSKTRLFIRHQLGRLEALLFLMKGLLSERHFMYLSCVLVAISTAFAVILLKAFAHNVFLLATYVNRYLKLPYINSILPIVGILLTVLVIRKVLHNKMEKGSSRILYAVAKKGGIMPRTQMYAQIITSSLTVGLGGSAGLESPITITGAAFGSNFAQKYKLSQKERILLLACGVAAGIGAAFNAPIAGVLFAIEVVLTDVTITAFIPIIISAATGALISTVVLNEEVLLSFKQQQVFDYHNIPYYILLGILAGFVSLYHARTFQKVEGHFARLKITGYRKALYGAIPLALLIFLFPTLFGEGYESIKTLSNANGSELLENTLLESLKDNGWVMLLFIGITMMLKAYATGLTLASGGNGGNFAPSLFVGSYLGFFVGKFLSLIGMDNVPIGNFTIVGMAGILSGLFHAPLTAIFLIGEITGGYNLMVPLMIVSSISFAVSKQFEKHSMDVKHLAATGQVFTTDKDKNILSGIDILAVVDTDMPHLMPTQKPEDLIGLLSTTTQSVFAVVNEKNRLQGIIDLNKCRHIVFNAFQIKYSTLEEIMAVPKEVVSLEDSMEMIMDKFDATHAEYLPVLKNERYYGFIYKSKVLEAYRTKLKEMIIE; this is encoded by the coding sequence ATGCCCAATCGTTCTGTTTCTAAAACCAGGCTCTTCATCAGGCATCAGCTGGGCCGTCTTGAAGCCCTGCTTTTCCTAATGAAAGGACTTCTTTCCGAAAGGCATTTTATGTATCTTTCGTGTGTACTGGTTGCAATTTCCACAGCTTTTGCCGTGATCCTGCTTAAGGCATTTGCCCACAATGTATTCCTTTTAGCCACCTACGTTAACCGTTACCTGAAACTTCCTTATATCAACAGTATCCTGCCTATCGTAGGTATCCTGCTTACCGTTCTTGTAATCCGGAAAGTGCTCCATAACAAGATGGAAAAAGGCAGTTCGCGGATCTTATATGCTGTTGCCAAAAAGGGCGGCATCATGCCCCGTACGCAGATGTATGCCCAGATCATAACAAGCTCACTCACTGTGGGCCTTGGAGGGTCGGCGGGGCTTGAGTCACCTATAACCATAACCGGTGCGGCATTCGGGTCGAACTTTGCCCAAAAATACAAGCTCTCCCAAAAGGAGCGGATACTTTTGCTCGCATGCGGCGTGGCGGCAGGTATCGGTGCAGCATTTAACGCGCCTATTGCGGGAGTTTTGTTTGCCATAGAAGTTGTCCTGACCGATGTAACCATTACTGCATTTATCCCAATCATTATTTCTGCTGCGACCGGTGCACTCATTTCAACAGTAGTACTGAATGAGGAAGTATTGCTTTCCTTTAAACAGCAGCAGGTTTTTGATTACCATAATATTCCGTATTACATACTCCTTGGTATCCTTGCAGGGTTCGTGTCGCTATACCACGCGCGGACCTTCCAGAAAGTCGAAGGCCATTTTGCACGGTTGAAAATAACCGGCTACCGGAAGGCGCTTTATGGTGCCATACCGCTGGCGTTGCTTATCTTCCTTTTCCCAACGCTGTTCGGCGAAGGTTATGAAAGCATCAAAACGCTATCCAATGCCAATGGCAGTGAGCTTTTAGAAAATACCCTTCTTGAAAGCCTGAAAGATAATGGCTGGGTAATGCTTTTATTTATAGGCATTACCATGATGCTAAAAGCCTACGCTACCGGGCTTACTCTGGCCAGCGGCGGTAATGGCGGTAATTTTGCACCATCGCTTTTTGTGGGTTCCTATCTTGGCTTTTTTGTGGGCAAGTTCCTCAGCCTTATCGGTATGGATAATGTGCCAATAGGAAATTTCACTATTGTGGGAATGGCAGGTATATTGAGCGGGCTTTTTCATGCGCCGCTCACAGCAATCTTCCTTATTGGCGAAATTACAGGCGGCTACAACCTTATGGTTCCGCTGATGATTGTATCATCCATTAGCTTTGCGGTGTCGAAACAATTTGAAAAACATTCTATGGACGTGAAGCACCTTGCGGCTACGGGGCAGGTTTTCACGACCGATAAAGACAAAAATATACTTTCGGGTATAGACATACTCGCTGTTGTAGATACTGACATGCCGCACCTGATGCCTACACAAAAACCGGAAGACCTGATAGGACTTCTCTCTACTACCACGCAATCTGTTTTTGCTGTGGTGAACGAAAAAAACAGGCTGCAGGGAATTATCGACCTTAATAAATGCAGGCACATTGTTTTTAACGCATTCCAGATAAAATATTCAACTCTGGAAGAAATTATGGCCGTTCCCAAAGAAGTAGTGTCGCTGGAAGATTCCATGGAAATGATCATGGACAAGTTTGATGCAACACATGCTGAATACCTTCCGGTGCTGAAAAACGAACGGTATTATGGCTTTATCTACAAGAGCAAAGTCCTTGAGGCTTACCGGACTAAATTAAAGGAAATGATAATTGAATAA
- a CDS encoding Fic family protein, translated as MWEIDVTYREELQPQFDRLYEKHKELVNSRPLPYAALSKIRESLSLEWTYNSNSIEGNTLTLRETQMVLQEGITIKGKSLQEHFEAKNHEKAIDYLYNLVDDNYTLRGIDILTLHGLVLRNIEDEYAGRIRNAGVRISGANFVPPNAQKVSGMLDELVDFINNNPLGLNDIELATVFHHKLVWIHPFFDGNGRTVRLAMNLLLMRKGFPPAIILKNDRKKYYEALNQANNGKYQKLMLLMVQSLERTLNIYITSLPGSNYDYQEISKLVEEPGFPYGQEYISLLARQGKIDAYKEGRNWLTTADAVEKYIISRKRKR; from the coding sequence ATGTGGGAAATAGATGTGACATACCGCGAAGAATTGCAGCCGCAGTTTGACAGGCTTTATGAAAAACATAAAGAATTGGTAAACAGCAGGCCGCTACCCTATGCTGCCCTAAGCAAAATACGGGAAAGCCTCAGCCTGGAATGGACTTACAACTCTAATAGTATTGAAGGGAACACCCTTACACTCCGTGAAACACAAATGGTGCTTCAGGAAGGGATTACCATAAAAGGCAAATCATTACAGGAGCATTTTGAAGCAAAGAACCACGAGAAAGCCATTGATTACCTGTACAATCTTGTAGATGATAACTATACTTTGAGGGGTATCGATATCTTAACGCTGCATGGCCTTGTATTAAGGAATATCGAAGATGAGTATGCCGGGCGTATCAGGAATGCGGGCGTAAGGATATCGGGTGCCAATTTTGTCCCACCTAATGCCCAGAAGGTTTCCGGGATGCTGGATGAGCTTGTTGATTTTATTAATAATAATCCACTGGGGTTGAATGACATCGAGCTGGCCACTGTTTTTCATCATAAGCTTGTATGGATACATCCCTTTTTTGATGGTAATGGCCGTACGGTGCGCCTTGCCATGAATTTATTACTGATGCGGAAGGGTTTTCCACCTGCCATTATTTTAAAGAATGACCGGAAGAAATACTATGAAGCCCTTAACCAGGCAAATAACGGCAAGTATCAAAAGCTAATGCTGCTGATGGTTCAGTCTCTGGAAAGAACGCTGAATATTTATATTACTTCACTTCCCGGTAGCAACTATGATTATCAGGAAATATCGAAACTTGTCGAGGAGCCAGGTTTCCCATATGGGCAGGAATATATCAGCCTGTTAGCAAGGCAGGGAAAAATTGATGCTTATAAAGAAGGCCGTAACTGGCTTACTACTGCCGATGCCGTGGAGAAATACATAATATCAAGGAAGAGGAAAAGATAA
- a CDS encoding SDR family oxidoreductase produces MSKVIFITGASSGIGKAIGKFLHEKGYTVYGTSRNPEKVTGSVFPLVALDVRDPESIRKAVAEVISKAGTIDVLINNAGVGITGPLEEIPAQEIKNNFETNLFGPIEVMKAVLPQMRAQKSGLIINVTSIAGYMGLPYRSVYSASKGALELITEALRMEVKGFGVTITSVAPGDFATNIAAGRYHAPVIKGSAYEISYGNTLKEMNTHVDSGSNPLQMAEAVYAIMKTPNPDVHYKVGVFMQKFSIVLKRILPDKVYEKMLMNHYKL; encoded by the coding sequence ATGAGCAAAGTTATATTCATTACCGGCGCATCCTCCGGAATCGGCAAAGCCATAGGCAAATTTCTCCATGAAAAGGGCTATACTGTCTACGGCACCAGCCGCAACCCTGAAAAAGTAACCGGTTCGGTATTTCCGTTGGTAGCACTCGATGTCCGCGATCCTGAAAGCATCAGGAAAGCTGTAGCCGAGGTAATATCCAAAGCAGGGACAATAGATGTTTTGATCAACAACGCTGGTGTGGGCATCACCGGGCCGTTAGAAGAAATTCCGGCACAGGAGATAAAAAACAATTTTGAGACCAACCTGTTTGGCCCCATCGAAGTGATGAAAGCCGTATTGCCGCAAATGCGTGCACAGAAAAGCGGACTTATTATAAACGTAACGTCCATTGCAGGGTATATGGGCTTGCCGTATCGCAGTGTGTATTCGGCATCCAAAGGCGCCCTGGAATTGATTACAGAGGCACTTCGCATGGAAGTAAAAGGTTTTGGGGTAACCATAACCAGTGTGGCACCCGGCGATTTCGCCACTAATATAGCCGCAGGCCGATACCACGCACCGGTTATCAAAGGTTCGGCTTACGAAATATCGTATGGAAATACCCTTAAAGAAATGAATACCCACGTTGATTCCGGGAGCAATCCGTTGCAAATGGCTGAGGCGGTATATGCTATTATGAAAACGCCGAATCCCGATGTGCATTATAAAGTAGGAGTTTTTATGCAGAAATTCTCCATAGTGCTTAAAAGGATACTCCCCGATAAAGTCTACGAAAAAATGCTGATGAACCATTATAAATTGTAG
- a CDS encoding ElyC/SanA/YdcF family protein, producing MNPVALFWLLLAISFICYKLKRKKLSRVLAATAFILLFLFSVTPLPIWMLRNLEQQYHTYNPDSKSTQRPILVLGGGHTNDASLAYVHRLSVPALSRLAEAVRLYNLQPGSKIVLSGYSESGQMPNAVVMARSALSLGVAAKDTMMMVKPATTWEEAKYFKKRFGTAQEFILVTSASHMPRAMEAFRKLGMKPIAAPANYQIQKEPDSSLYPWKPSPNNLMYTETAFHEYVGRLYYKWFKEE from the coding sequence ATGAATCCTGTAGCCTTATTCTGGCTGTTGCTGGCCATATCTTTTATATGCTATAAGCTCAAACGTAAAAAATTATCTCGTGTACTTGCAGCAACCGCGTTTATCCTGTTATTCCTTTTTTCAGTTACGCCTTTGCCTATATGGATGCTGCGGAACCTTGAGCAGCAATACCATACATACAACCCTGATAGTAAGAGTACTCAAAGGCCGATTTTGGTCCTTGGAGGAGGCCACACAAACGATGCGTCATTAGCCTATGTGCACCGCCTTTCCGTCCCTGCCCTATCGCGACTGGCCGAAGCGGTTAGGCTTTACAACCTGCAGCCGGGCAGCAAAATTGTTTTATCAGGATATTCTGAGTCCGGCCAAATGCCAAATGCCGTGGTCATGGCGCGCTCGGCACTTTCATTGGGTGTAGCTGCAAAAGACACCATGATGATGGTAAAGCCTGCCACTACCTGGGAAGAAGCAAAATACTTTAAGAAACGCTTTGGCACGGCACAAGAATTTATTTTGGTCACCAGTGCCTCACACATGCCGCGCGCTATGGAAGCCTTTCGTAAGCTGGGGATGAAGCCCATTGCCGCCCCGGCCAACTACCAGATACAAAAGGAGCCGGACAGCAGCCTGTACCCATGGAAGCCTTCACCCAATAACCTAATGTACACCGAAACGGCTTTTCATGAGTATGTGGGAAGGCTATATTACAAGTGGTTTAAGGAGGAGTAA
- a CDS encoding glutaminyl-peptide cyclotransferase: MKKHNLLKFTLLTGATLALSSVLIISCNDEKKSFEIDLTDVKEQYKADETVSLVIANPKNDAIDSVAYTANGKRIGSVKGNAKFEFNLQGSKFGYQEIKAMVYTDGDSSEATARIEVVSSVKTQLVNFEVVNTYPHDTESYTQGLEFYRDTLFEGTGQYGKSTLRKNNYKTGEAYKRISLDGKYFGEGVTIFNNKVYQLTWKEGTGFIYNPDNLQKEKDFAYFKDVQGWGLTHDDKYLYMSDGSEKIYKLDPVTLKEVDYINVYTGGTKVKSVNELEWIDGKIYGNIYQENAIAIIDPATGAVEGVMNMTSLSDQVKNPSRDVLNGIAYNPKTKTIFITGKNWDKMFEVKIKNSFQ, encoded by the coding sequence ATGAAAAAACATAACTTATTAAAGTTCACATTATTGACAGGGGCTACACTGGCACTTTCAAGCGTATTAATTATTTCGTGCAATGATGAAAAAAAATCATTTGAGATAGATCTTACCGATGTGAAAGAGCAATATAAGGCAGATGAGACCGTATCGCTCGTTATTGCAAACCCTAAAAACGATGCTATAGACTCCGTAGCTTATACCGCTAACGGCAAGCGCATCGGCAGTGTAAAAGGCAATGCTAAATTTGAATTTAACCTGCAAGGATCAAAATTTGGCTACCAGGAAATAAAGGCTATGGTCTATACGGATGGCGACAGTAGTGAGGCTACTGCCAGGATCGAGGTGGTATCAAGCGTTAAGACGCAACTGGTAAACTTTGAGGTTGTGAATACCTATCCGCACGATACCGAATCCTATACACAGGGACTGGAGTTTTACCGCGACACCCTGTTTGAAGGTACGGGCCAGTACGGGAAGTCGACACTTCGTAAAAACAACTACAAAACAGGAGAAGCGTATAAGCGCATCAGCCTTGATGGCAAATATTTTGGCGAAGGCGTTACGATCTTCAACAACAAAGTGTACCAGCTTACCTGGAAAGAAGGCACCGGATTTATTTACAACCCGGATAACCTGCAAAAAGAGAAAGACTTTGCCTACTTTAAGGACGTACAGGGATGGGGGCTTACACACGATGATAAATACCTGTACATGAGCGACGGTTCTGAAAAGATATACAAGCTTGACCCGGTAACGCTTAAAGAGGTGGACTATATCAACGTTTATACCGGCGGCACTAAGGTAAAATCGGTTAACGAACTGGAATGGATAGACGGCAAGATATACGGCAACATTTACCAGGAAAACGCTATCGCAATTATAGACCCAGCTACGGGCGCTGTTGAAGGCGTAATGAATATGACGAGCCTTAGCGACCAGGTAAAAAACCCAAGCAGGGATGTACTGAACGGTATTGCCTACAACCCGAAAACAAAGACCATTTTTATAACCGGAAAGAACTGGGATAAGATGTTTGAAGTAAAAATAAAAAATAGTTTTCAATAA
- a CDS encoding bestrophin family protein, with product MISYDPKEWFSFIFQFHKGDTFRKLIPIMAGIAVYSGIIAWLEIEYWQLSETSHVKNITVMHAMLGFVISLLLVFRTNTAYDRWWEGRKMWGALVNNSRNLAIKMAVMLKDPADKELMKKLIPAYASVLNMHLKNADISHELFDDAILAADHYNHKPNQIAKTIMARVNDMYKEGKITGDQLILLTEELRSFLDICGACERIKNTPIPYSYSAFIKKFIFFYVMTLPFGYVFQLGYYVIPVVVFIFYVLASLELIAEEIEDPFGTDPNDLPLEKIAETIRKNVEELIY from the coding sequence ATGATATCCTACGATCCGAAAGAGTGGTTTTCGTTCATATTCCAATTTCATAAGGGCGATACGTTCCGCAAGCTTATCCCTATAATGGCAGGCATTGCTGTTTATTCAGGCATTATTGCATGGCTCGAGATCGAATACTGGCAGCTTTCGGAAACCAGCCATGTAAAGAATATCACCGTCATGCATGCCATGCTGGGTTTTGTTATCTCCTTGCTGCTTGTTTTCCGCACTAATACGGCCTACGACCGCTGGTGGGAAGGCCGCAAGATGTGGGGTGCATTGGTAAACAACAGCCGCAACCTCGCTATAAAAATGGCAGTGATGCTAAAAGACCCTGCCGATAAGGAGCTTATGAAAAAACTAATACCTGCCTATGCTTCGGTACTCAACATGCACCTGAAGAATGCCGACATCAGCCACGAATTGTTTGATGATGCGATACTGGCCGCTGACCATTATAATCATAAGCCCAACCAGATCGCCAAGACCATTATGGCCCGCGTTAATGATATGTATAAAGAAGGTAAGATCACCGGCGACCAGCTTATCCTATTGACAGAAGAATTGCGTTCATTCCTCGATATCTGCGGTGCCTGCGAGCGCATCAAGAACACGCCTATACCCTACTCATACAGCGCATTCATTAAAAAATTCATTTTCTTTTATGTCATGACGCTGCCTTTCGGATATGTGTTCCAGTTGGGCTATTATGTAATCCCGGTGGTAGTATTTATTTTCTATGTACTGGCGAGCCTTGAGCTTATCGCCGAAGAAATTGAAGATCCTTTCGGCACCGACCCGAATGACCTCCCACTGGAAAAGATCGCCGAAACCATCAGGAAAAATGTGGAGGAGTTGATTTATTAA